In Aegilops tauschii subsp. strangulata cultivar AL8/78 chromosome 3, Aet v6.0, whole genome shotgun sequence, one genomic interval encodes:
- the LOC109757483 gene encoding myosin-17 isoform X1, whose product MGTPANIIVGSHVWVEDPTLAWIDGEVLSIKNNEVHVQTSNGKKVTTDRSKVFPKDMEAPPGGVDDMTRLSYLHEPGVLQNLATRYELNEIYTYTGSILIAVNPFQRLPHLYDTHMMEQYKGADFGELSPHVFAIADVAYREMINEGKNNSILVSGESGAGKTETTKMLMRYLAHLGGRSGVEGRTVEQQVLESNPVLEAFGNAKTVRNNNSSRFGKFVEIQFDKTGRISGAAIRTYLLERSRVCQINTPERNYHCFYFLCAAPHEDTQRYKLADARSFHYLNQSSCIEVEGINDAEEYLATRRAMDIVGINEEEQEAIFRVVAAVLHIGNINFAKGKEVDSSVIQDDNSRFHLNTASELLECDCNNLEKALITREIVTPEEIITRTLDPESALASRDALAKTIYSRLFDWIVEKINVSIGQDPNSKQLIGVLDIYGFESFKINSFEQLCINYTNEKLQQHFNQHVFKMEQEEYTREEINWSYIEFVDNQDVLDLIEKKGGLIALLDEACMFPRSTHETFAQKLYTTFKNNKRFVKPKLSRTDFTVVHYAGDVTYQADHFLDKNKDYVVAEHQDLLNASSCPFVASLFPTLPEESSKSSKFSSIGSRFKLQLQSLMETLSSTEPHYIRCVKPNNLLKPAIFENTNVIQQLRCGGVLEAIRISCAGYPTRKTFYEFVNRFGVLGPELLEGSNDDKIACQKILEKMKLENYQIGKTKVFLRAGQMADLDARRAEVLGKAARIIQRLMRTYIARKQFVLVRRSTTHLQSFVRGTLVRNLYECMRREAAAVKIQKNVRRHKARESYLLLQAATVTLQTGLRAMSARKEFRFRKETKAAVHIQARWRCHRDYSHYKNMQRAVLTYQCAWRQRLARRELRNLKMAARETGALKEAKDKLEKRVEELTWRLGLEKRLRTDLEEAKAQEIAKLQETLHDLQLQVEEAKTMATKEREAARKAIEEAPPVIKETPVLVEDTEKVNSLTAEVDQLKALLQTERQATETAKKEHAEAERRNEELMKKFEGAEKKIEQLQDTAQRLEEKATNMESENKVLRQQAVAISPTAKALAAYPKSPFQLRTPEIVNAPNGEVKSSPDVTPISLNLKELEAEEKPQKSLNEKQQENQDLLIKCVSQDLGFSSGRAIAACVIYRCLLHWRSFEVERTGVFDRIIQTIGSAIEVQDNNDKLAYWLSNSSTLLLLLQRTLKTTGAAGLTPQRRRSTAASFGRVFSGIRASPQSAARPFLGSRLIGGLGDLRQVEAKYPALLFKQQLTAFLEKIYGMIRDNLKKEISPLLGLCIQAPRTSRASLIKGSRSQANALAQQTLIAHWQSIVKILTNYLNVLKANYVPSFLISKVFTQIFSFINVQLFNSLLLRRECCSFSNGEYVKAGLAELEQWCIYATEEYAGSSWEELKHIRQAVGFLVIHQKPKKTLKEITNDLCPVLSIQQLYRISTMYWDDKYGTHTVSSEVISSMRIMMTEDSNNAVSSSFLLDDDSSIPFSVDDISKSMTEIEVTDVDMPPLIRENSGFTFLHQRKD is encoded by the exons ATG GGAACTCCAGCTAACATCATTGTTGGTTCTCATGTTTGGGTGGAGGATCCAACTCTAGCATGGATAGATGGCGAGGTTCTCAGCATAAAAAACAATGAAGTTCATGTGCAGACATCAAATGGGAAAAAG GTTACTACAGACAGATCAAAAGTTTTCCCCAAGGATATGGAAGCTCCACCAGGAGGAGTGGATGATATGACAAGATTATCATACTTACACGAGCCTGGGGTTCTACAGAATCTTGCTACGCGTTATGAactgaatgaaatatat ACTTACACTGGGAGCATTTTGATTGCGGTAAATCCGTTTCAAAGATTACCGCATCTTTATGATACCCACATGATGGAACAATACAAGGGTGCAGATTTTGGGGAGCTGAGTCCACACGTCTTTGCAATTGCTGACGTTGCTTATAG GGAAATGATAAATGAAGGGAAAAACAACTCTATTTTAGTCAGTGGTGAAAGTGGTGCTGGCAAGACTGAAACAACAAAGATGCTTATGAGATATCTAGCACACTTAGGTGGACGATCTGGAGTAGAAGGGCGAACTGTAGAGCAACAAGTTCTAGAG TCAAATCCAGTCCTTGAAGCTTTTGGTAACGCAAAAACTGTGAGGAACAATAACTCAAG TCGCTTTGGCAAGTTTGTGGAGATCCAATTTGACAAGACTGGACGAATCTCGGGAGCTGCTATAAGAACTTACTTGCTGGAAAGATCCCGCGTATGCCAAATAAATACTCCGGAAAGAAATTATCATTGCTTCTACTTTCTTTGTGCGGCACCACATGAG GATACCCAAAGGTATAAGTTGGCTGATGCTAGATCTTTTCACTACCTCAATCAGTCAAGCTGTATTGAGGTCGAAGGAATTAATGACGCGGAAGAGTATTTAGCAACACGGAGGGCCATGGACATAGTTGGAATCAATGAGGAAGAACAG GAAGCTATATTCCGGGTTGTAGCAGCTGTACTTCATATTGGAAATATAAATTTCGCCAAGGGAAAAGAAGTTGATTCATCTGTGATTCAGGATGATAACTCGAGGTTTCACCTTAACACTGCGTCAGAGCTATTGGA GTGCGATTGCAATAATTTGGAGAAGGCACTGATAACACGAGAAATAGTTACTCCTGAAGAAATAATTACTAGAACACTTGATCCTGAGTCGGCACTTGCCAGCAGAGATGCATTAGCCAAAACAATATACTCCCGATTGTTTGATTG GATCGTGGAAAAAATTAATGTCTCCATTGGACAGGACCCAAACTCTAAACAACTGATTGGTGTTCTTGATATCTATGGATTTGAGAGTTTCAAAATTAACAG TTTTGAACAGTTATGCATCAATTATACAAATGAAAAGCTGCAGCAACATTTTAATCAG CATGTGTTCAAAATGGAGCAAGAGGAATATACTAGGGAGGAGATAAACTGGAGTTACATAGAGTTTGTTGATAATCAAGATGTGCTAGACTTGATTGAGAAG AAAGGTGGATTGATTGCGCTTCTGGATGAAGCATG TATGTTTCCCAGATCAACACATGAGACATTTGCACAGAAGCTGTATACAACATTTAAGAATAACAAGCGATTCGTCAAACCAAAGCTTTCACGTACAGACTTTACAGTTGTCCATTATGCTGGCGAT GTGACATACCAGGCTGATCATTTCTTAGACAAGAACAAAGATTATGTAGTGGCGGAACATCAGGATTTGCTGAATGCTTCTTCATGTCCTTTCGTAGCTAGTTTATTCCCTACACTCCCTGAAGAATCATCAAAGTCTTCAAAATTTTCATCTATTGGGTCACGTTTTAAG CTGCAACTTCAGTCTCTCATGGAGACCTTGAGCTCTACTGAACCCCATTATATTAGATGTGTGAAGCCAAACAATCTCCTCAAGCCAGCCATTTTTGAGAACACAAATGTTATACAACAACTACGATGTGGA GGTGTTCTTGAAGCTATCAGGATAAGCTGTGCTGGATACCCCACAAGAAAAACATTCTATGAATTTGTTAATCGCTTTGGTGTTCTTGGCCCCGAACTTCTAGAAGGAAG TAACGACGATAAGATTGCATGCCAAAAGATTCTGGAAAAAATGAAGTTGGAGAACTACCAG ATAGGAAAAACAAAGGTATTCCTGAGAGCTGGACAAATGGCTGATTTGGATGCACGGAGGGCAGAAGTGTTAGGGAAAGCAGCAAGAATTATACAGAGACTAATGCGTACATATATTGCACGGAAACAGTTTGTTTTGGTTAGAAGATCAACAACACATCTACAATCTTTTGTTAGAG GGACCTTGGTTCGTAATTTGTACGAATGCATGAGGCGAGAAGCAGCAGCAGTCAAAATACAAAAAAATGTGCGTCGTCACAAAGCACGCGAATCTTATTTACTACTGCAAGCAGCTACAGTCACGCTGCAAACTGGCTTAAGGGCAATGTCTGCTCGCAAAGAATTCAGATTCAGAAAGGAAACCAAAGCAGCTGTCCATATCCAA GCTCGATGGCGCTGCCACAGAGACTATTCACATTACAAGAATATGCAGCGAGCAGTTCTTACTTACCAGTGTGCGTGGAGACAAAGGCTTGCAAGAAGAGAGCTCAGAAATCTCAAGATG GCCGCAAGAGAAACTGGAGCCCTCAAAGAGGCCAAAGATAAGCTTGAGAAGCGCGTTGAAGAGTTAACATGGCGCTTAGGACTGGAGAAGCGATTAAGG ACTGACCTTGAGGAAGCAAAAGCTCAGGAAATTGCTAAGCTGCAAGAAACATTGCATGACCTACAGCTTCAAGTTGAAGAAGCAAAGACCATGGCCACTAAGGAAAGAGAAGCAGCGAGAAAGGCAATTGAAGAAGCACCTCCAGTAATCAAAGAGACTCCTGTATTGGTCGAAGACACTGAAAAAGTTAACTCGCTAACAGCTGAAGTTGATCAACTGAAG GCTTTGCTGCAAACTGAAAGGCAAGCCACAGAGACTGCAAAGAAAGAACATGCTGAAGCTGAACGGAGAAATGAAGAACTAATGAAGAAATTCGAAGGCGCAGAGAAAAAGATTGAGCAACTTCAGGACACTGCCCAGAG GCTGGAAGAGAAAGCAACTAACATGGAGTCGGAGAACAAGGTGCTTCGTCAACAGGCTGTTGCAATTTCTCCTACTGCGAAAGCATTAGCTGCCTATCCCAAGTCTCCTTTCCAA CTGAGAACTCCGGAGATTGTGAATGCTCCGAATGGGGAGGTAAAATCTTCACCA GATGTAACCCCCATCTCACTGAATCTCAAAGAGCTTGAGGCTGAGGAGAAGCCTCAAAAATCACTTAACGAGAAGCAACAG GAAAACCAAGACCTGCTAATCAAGTGTGTATCACAAGATTTGGGATTCTCCAGTGGTAGGGCTATTGCAGCTTGCGTTATATACAGGTGTCTTCTGCACTGGAGATCATTTGAAGTTGAAAGAACTGGTGTTTTTGACCGTATTATTCAAACAATAGGCTCTGCTATAGAG GTCCAGGACAATAACGACAAGTTAGCGTATTGGCTCTCCAATTCATCCAcattactcctacttctacaacGGACACTGAAAACGACTGGAGCAGCTGGACTCACTCCTCAGAGGCGAAGGTCAACTGCTGCATCGTTTGGGAGGGTTTTTTCG GGGATTCGAGCTTCACCACAAAGTGCCGCGCGACCTTTTCTTGGTAGCCGCTTGATTGGAGGACTAGGTGATCTTCGTCAAGTTGAAGCCAAGTATCCTGCTCTGCTTTTCAAGCAACAACTTACAGCTTTCCTCGAGAAGATATATGGAATGATTAGAGACAATCTGAAGAAAGAGATATCTCCATTGCTTGGTCTTTGCATCCAG GCACCAAGAACATCTCGTGCAAGTTTGATAAAAGGATCTCGTTCTCAAGCAAATGCCTTGGCCCAACAAACTCTGATCGCACATTGGCAGAGTATTGTGAAAATATTAACAAACTACCTGAATGTTTTGAAAGCCAATTAT GTCCCTTCATTCTTAATCAGCAAGGTGTTCACTCAGATATTTTCGTTTATTAATGTCCAGCTGTTCAATAG TCTTCTCCTCCGACGTGAGTGCTGTTCATTTAGCAACGGAGAATATGTCAAAGCTGGATTGGCTGAGTTAGAGCAGTGGTGCATTTATGCCACTGAAGAG TATGCAGGTTCTTCCTGGGAAGAGTTGAAGCATATTAGGCAGGCCGTTGGATTCCTT GTAATTCATCAAAAGCCAAAGAAAACATTGAAAGAAATCACCAATGATTTGTGCCCT GTCCTTAGCATACAACAGCTATACCGAATCAGTACAATGTATTGGGATGACAAATATGGCACCCACACTGTTTCGTCAGAG GTCATCTCAAGTATGAGAATAATGATGACAGAAGACTCGAACAATGCAGTGAGCAGTTCTTTCTTGTTGGATGACGATTCAAG CATTCCATTCTCGGTGGATGACATCTCAAAGTCAATGACAGAAATCGAGGTAACGGACGTTGATATGCCACCTTTGATCCGGGAGAATTCTGGATTTACTTTCCTACACCAAAGAAAGGACTAA
- the LOC109757483 gene encoding myosin-17 isoform X2, producing the protein MGTPANIIVGSHVWVEDPTLAWIDGEVLSIKNNEVHVQTSNGKKVTTDRSKVFPKDMEAPPGGVDDMTRLSYLHEPGVLQNLATRYELNEIYTYTGSILIAVNPFQRLPHLYDTHMMEQYKGADFGELSPHVFAIADVAYREMINEGKNNSILVSGESGAGKTETTKMLMRYLAHLGGRSGVEGRTVEQQVLESNPVLEAFGNAKTVRNNNSSRFGKFVEIQFDKTGRISGAAIRTYLLERSRVCQINTPERNYHCFYFLCAAPHEDTQRYKLADARSFHYLNQSSCIEVEGINDAEEYLATRRAMDIVGINEEEQEAIFRVVAAVLHIGNINFAKGKEVDSSVIQDDNSRFHLNTASELLECDCNNLEKALITREIVTPEEIITRTLDPESALASRDALAKTIYSRLFDWIVEKINVSIGQDPNSKQLIGVLDIYGFESFKINSFEQLCINYTNEKLQQHFNQHVFKMEQEEYTREEINWSYIEFVDNQDVLDLIEKKGGLIALLDEACMFPRSTHETFAQKLYTTFKNNKRFVKPKLSRTDFTVVHYAGDVTYQADHFLDKNKDYVVAEHQDLLNASSCPFVASLFPTLPEESSKSSKFSSIGSRFKLQLQSLMETLSSTEPHYIRCVKPNNLLKPAIFENTNVIQQLRCGGVLEAIRISCAGYPTRKTFYEFVNRFGVLGPELLEGSNDDKIACQKILEKMKLENYQIGKTKVFLRAGQMADLDARRAEVLGKAARIIQRLMRTYIARKQFVLVRRSTTHLQSFVRGTLVRNLYECMRREAAAVKIQKNVRRHKARESYLLLQAATVTLQTGLRAMSARKEFRFRKETKAAVHIQARWRCHRDYSHYKNMQRAVLTYQCAWRQRLARRELRNLKMAARETGALKEAKDKLEKRVEELTWRLGLEKRLRTDLEEAKAQEIAKLQETLHDLQLQVEEAKTMATKEREAARKAIEEAPPVIKETPVLVEDTEKVNSLTAEVDQLKALLQTERQATETAKKEHAEAERRNEELMKKFEGAEKKIEQLQDTAQRLEEKATNMESENKVLRQQAVAISPTAKALAAYPKSPFQLRTPEIVNAPNGEDVTPISLNLKELEAEEKPQKSLNEKQQENQDLLIKCVSQDLGFSSGRAIAACVIYRCLLHWRSFEVERTGVFDRIIQTIGSAIEVQDNNDKLAYWLSNSSTLLLLLQRTLKTTGAAGLTPQRRRSTAASFGRVFSGIRASPQSAARPFLGSRLIGGLGDLRQVEAKYPALLFKQQLTAFLEKIYGMIRDNLKKEISPLLGLCIQAPRTSRASLIKGSRSQANALAQQTLIAHWQSIVKILTNYLNVLKANYVPSFLISKVFTQIFSFINVQLFNSLLLRRECCSFSNGEYVKAGLAELEQWCIYATEEYAGSSWEELKHIRQAVGFLVIHQKPKKTLKEITNDLCPVLSIQQLYRISTMYWDDKYGTHTVSSEVISSMRIMMTEDSNNAVSSSFLLDDDSSIPFSVDDISKSMTEIEVTDVDMPPLIRENSGFTFLHQRKD; encoded by the exons ATG GGAACTCCAGCTAACATCATTGTTGGTTCTCATGTTTGGGTGGAGGATCCAACTCTAGCATGGATAGATGGCGAGGTTCTCAGCATAAAAAACAATGAAGTTCATGTGCAGACATCAAATGGGAAAAAG GTTACTACAGACAGATCAAAAGTTTTCCCCAAGGATATGGAAGCTCCACCAGGAGGAGTGGATGATATGACAAGATTATCATACTTACACGAGCCTGGGGTTCTACAGAATCTTGCTACGCGTTATGAactgaatgaaatatat ACTTACACTGGGAGCATTTTGATTGCGGTAAATCCGTTTCAAAGATTACCGCATCTTTATGATACCCACATGATGGAACAATACAAGGGTGCAGATTTTGGGGAGCTGAGTCCACACGTCTTTGCAATTGCTGACGTTGCTTATAG GGAAATGATAAATGAAGGGAAAAACAACTCTATTTTAGTCAGTGGTGAAAGTGGTGCTGGCAAGACTGAAACAACAAAGATGCTTATGAGATATCTAGCACACTTAGGTGGACGATCTGGAGTAGAAGGGCGAACTGTAGAGCAACAAGTTCTAGAG TCAAATCCAGTCCTTGAAGCTTTTGGTAACGCAAAAACTGTGAGGAACAATAACTCAAG TCGCTTTGGCAAGTTTGTGGAGATCCAATTTGACAAGACTGGACGAATCTCGGGAGCTGCTATAAGAACTTACTTGCTGGAAAGATCCCGCGTATGCCAAATAAATACTCCGGAAAGAAATTATCATTGCTTCTACTTTCTTTGTGCGGCACCACATGAG GATACCCAAAGGTATAAGTTGGCTGATGCTAGATCTTTTCACTACCTCAATCAGTCAAGCTGTATTGAGGTCGAAGGAATTAATGACGCGGAAGAGTATTTAGCAACACGGAGGGCCATGGACATAGTTGGAATCAATGAGGAAGAACAG GAAGCTATATTCCGGGTTGTAGCAGCTGTACTTCATATTGGAAATATAAATTTCGCCAAGGGAAAAGAAGTTGATTCATCTGTGATTCAGGATGATAACTCGAGGTTTCACCTTAACACTGCGTCAGAGCTATTGGA GTGCGATTGCAATAATTTGGAGAAGGCACTGATAACACGAGAAATAGTTACTCCTGAAGAAATAATTACTAGAACACTTGATCCTGAGTCGGCACTTGCCAGCAGAGATGCATTAGCCAAAACAATATACTCCCGATTGTTTGATTG GATCGTGGAAAAAATTAATGTCTCCATTGGACAGGACCCAAACTCTAAACAACTGATTGGTGTTCTTGATATCTATGGATTTGAGAGTTTCAAAATTAACAG TTTTGAACAGTTATGCATCAATTATACAAATGAAAAGCTGCAGCAACATTTTAATCAG CATGTGTTCAAAATGGAGCAAGAGGAATATACTAGGGAGGAGATAAACTGGAGTTACATAGAGTTTGTTGATAATCAAGATGTGCTAGACTTGATTGAGAAG AAAGGTGGATTGATTGCGCTTCTGGATGAAGCATG TATGTTTCCCAGATCAACACATGAGACATTTGCACAGAAGCTGTATACAACATTTAAGAATAACAAGCGATTCGTCAAACCAAAGCTTTCACGTACAGACTTTACAGTTGTCCATTATGCTGGCGAT GTGACATACCAGGCTGATCATTTCTTAGACAAGAACAAAGATTATGTAGTGGCGGAACATCAGGATTTGCTGAATGCTTCTTCATGTCCTTTCGTAGCTAGTTTATTCCCTACACTCCCTGAAGAATCATCAAAGTCTTCAAAATTTTCATCTATTGGGTCACGTTTTAAG CTGCAACTTCAGTCTCTCATGGAGACCTTGAGCTCTACTGAACCCCATTATATTAGATGTGTGAAGCCAAACAATCTCCTCAAGCCAGCCATTTTTGAGAACACAAATGTTATACAACAACTACGATGTGGA GGTGTTCTTGAAGCTATCAGGATAAGCTGTGCTGGATACCCCACAAGAAAAACATTCTATGAATTTGTTAATCGCTTTGGTGTTCTTGGCCCCGAACTTCTAGAAGGAAG TAACGACGATAAGATTGCATGCCAAAAGATTCTGGAAAAAATGAAGTTGGAGAACTACCAG ATAGGAAAAACAAAGGTATTCCTGAGAGCTGGACAAATGGCTGATTTGGATGCACGGAGGGCAGAAGTGTTAGGGAAAGCAGCAAGAATTATACAGAGACTAATGCGTACATATATTGCACGGAAACAGTTTGTTTTGGTTAGAAGATCAACAACACATCTACAATCTTTTGTTAGAG GGACCTTGGTTCGTAATTTGTACGAATGCATGAGGCGAGAAGCAGCAGCAGTCAAAATACAAAAAAATGTGCGTCGTCACAAAGCACGCGAATCTTATTTACTACTGCAAGCAGCTACAGTCACGCTGCAAACTGGCTTAAGGGCAATGTCTGCTCGCAAAGAATTCAGATTCAGAAAGGAAACCAAAGCAGCTGTCCATATCCAA GCTCGATGGCGCTGCCACAGAGACTATTCACATTACAAGAATATGCAGCGAGCAGTTCTTACTTACCAGTGTGCGTGGAGACAAAGGCTTGCAAGAAGAGAGCTCAGAAATCTCAAGATG GCCGCAAGAGAAACTGGAGCCCTCAAAGAGGCCAAAGATAAGCTTGAGAAGCGCGTTGAAGAGTTAACATGGCGCTTAGGACTGGAGAAGCGATTAAGG ACTGACCTTGAGGAAGCAAAAGCTCAGGAAATTGCTAAGCTGCAAGAAACATTGCATGACCTACAGCTTCAAGTTGAAGAAGCAAAGACCATGGCCACTAAGGAAAGAGAAGCAGCGAGAAAGGCAATTGAAGAAGCACCTCCAGTAATCAAAGAGACTCCTGTATTGGTCGAAGACACTGAAAAAGTTAACTCGCTAACAGCTGAAGTTGATCAACTGAAG GCTTTGCTGCAAACTGAAAGGCAAGCCACAGAGACTGCAAAGAAAGAACATGCTGAAGCTGAACGGAGAAATGAAGAACTAATGAAGAAATTCGAAGGCGCAGAGAAAAAGATTGAGCAACTTCAGGACACTGCCCAGAG GCTGGAAGAGAAAGCAACTAACATGGAGTCGGAGAACAAGGTGCTTCGTCAACAGGCTGTTGCAATTTCTCCTACTGCGAAAGCATTAGCTGCCTATCCCAAGTCTCCTTTCCAA CTGAGAACTCCGGAGATTGTGAATGCTCCGAATGGGGAG GATGTAACCCCCATCTCACTGAATCTCAAAGAGCTTGAGGCTGAGGAGAAGCCTCAAAAATCACTTAACGAGAAGCAACAG GAAAACCAAGACCTGCTAATCAAGTGTGTATCACAAGATTTGGGATTCTCCAGTGGTAGGGCTATTGCAGCTTGCGTTATATACAGGTGTCTTCTGCACTGGAGATCATTTGAAGTTGAAAGAACTGGTGTTTTTGACCGTATTATTCAAACAATAGGCTCTGCTATAGAG GTCCAGGACAATAACGACAAGTTAGCGTATTGGCTCTCCAATTCATCCAcattactcctacttctacaacGGACACTGAAAACGACTGGAGCAGCTGGACTCACTCCTCAGAGGCGAAGGTCAACTGCTGCATCGTTTGGGAGGGTTTTTTCG GGGATTCGAGCTTCACCACAAAGTGCCGCGCGACCTTTTCTTGGTAGCCGCTTGATTGGAGGACTAGGTGATCTTCGTCAAGTTGAAGCCAAGTATCCTGCTCTGCTTTTCAAGCAACAACTTACAGCTTTCCTCGAGAAGATATATGGAATGATTAGAGACAATCTGAAGAAAGAGATATCTCCATTGCTTGGTCTTTGCATCCAG GCACCAAGAACATCTCGTGCAAGTTTGATAAAAGGATCTCGTTCTCAAGCAAATGCCTTGGCCCAACAAACTCTGATCGCACATTGGCAGAGTATTGTGAAAATATTAACAAACTACCTGAATGTTTTGAAAGCCAATTAT GTCCCTTCATTCTTAATCAGCAAGGTGTTCACTCAGATATTTTCGTTTATTAATGTCCAGCTGTTCAATAG TCTTCTCCTCCGACGTGAGTGCTGTTCATTTAGCAACGGAGAATATGTCAAAGCTGGATTGGCTGAGTTAGAGCAGTGGTGCATTTATGCCACTGAAGAG TATGCAGGTTCTTCCTGGGAAGAGTTGAAGCATATTAGGCAGGCCGTTGGATTCCTT GTAATTCATCAAAAGCCAAAGAAAACATTGAAAGAAATCACCAATGATTTGTGCCCT GTCCTTAGCATACAACAGCTATACCGAATCAGTACAATGTATTGGGATGACAAATATGGCACCCACACTGTTTCGTCAGAG GTCATCTCAAGTATGAGAATAATGATGACAGAAGACTCGAACAATGCAGTGAGCAGTTCTTTCTTGTTGGATGACGATTCAAG CATTCCATTCTCGGTGGATGACATCTCAAAGTCAATGACAGAAATCGAGGTAACGGACGTTGATATGCCACCTTTGATCCGGGAGAATTCTGGATTTACTTTCCTACACCAAAGAAAGGACTAA